A segment of the Triticum urartu cultivar G1812 chromosome 1, Tu2.1, whole genome shotgun sequence genome:
AATAGCATTGATGCATTGCGTTCGAGCAAGTTTCTTGTAGATTATCTTCGGAACTCAAAAACAGTTCGGATGAAGGAATAAGAGTCGTTCATTGGAGGACATGCTACAGCAACGCAACAAGTATATCAAATTGAATTGATATTCACGGTGAATTAGCAACTTATCTTGGAATACAACCATAAAAAAAGTCTGTTCCTTGCAGAATAACTGAAGACAATCATTCTCATTTCGACAGAGAAAATTCCATGCATTCAAGAACACGACACAGCACAGCAGTTCTGAACAAACACCTGGCCCCGCCGGCCCACAGCCCAAAAATTTCGAGTGCCTGAATATATTTAAACATTTGAGTAATTTTGGCCTAAATGCACTCCTGTAATACGTTTAAACATTTGAGTGCCTGAATAGCGAATTACTCTGCATTTTTTCTGAACACAAAATTCCTCTGCATTTTAAAATGGCCAAAATTCCTCAAATTCCTCTGCATTTTTTCTGAAATGGCCAAAATTTTCGAGCCGCCGCCATAGCTCTGACCCAGCCCGCCAATCCACCGGTCCAAGCTTCCGGCCACGTCACCGATCCGCGGCATCCCGCCCCCGGATCGCCATCTCCACCGTCCACTCCATCCGCATCCAACGGCAGGCAGAGGCCTCCTCCAACCTCTCGCCCCCTTTAAAACGCCCTTGGCCCCTGCCCCCAAATCACATCACCAGTAGCCAGTAGCCACCGCCGTTCCTCCGGTTCCACATCCGCTCGCAGCTCGAGATCGGCAGCCATGTCCGGGCGTGGCAAGGGAGGCAAGGGGCTCGGCAAGGGCGGCGCCAAGCGCCACAGGAAGGTTTTGCGCGACAACATCCAgggcatcaccaagccggcgatCCGGCGGCTGGCGCGGAGGGGCGGCGTGAAGCGCATCTCGGGGCTCATCTACGAGGAGACCCGCGGCGTGCTCAAGATCTTCCTCGAGAACGTCATCCGCGACGCCGTCACCTACACCGAGCACGCCCGCCGCAAGACCGTCACCGCCATGGACGTCGTCTACGCGCTCAAGCGCCAGGGGCGCACCCTCTACGGCTTCGGCGGCTAGGCCCGGCCGACGGTCGCATGTCTCTCTCGCCGCCTGCAGATTCGAAAAGCTTGATGGAACCCCGACCTGTCTAGTTCGCTGTTTCCTGTGTAGCTCGCATGTGTTTGTTGGAAATCAAACTTCTCTCTGCAGATGCCGCGTTTCTGAATTTGTTTCGCCGTTTGGTCTCTGTTGGGTCGATATTGAGGTGGCGATAAGTTGATTTGCCATAATTTACCAGGAGCCCCGGATTAGCCGTACTTGTTTGCAGTCTAATTTGATGTTACTTCTGTGGTGCAATGCGTGAAAATGGAGATGGTGATTTGTCTGCATTTCATACTACATCGAGTTGTAGATTGAGTTTCTATCCTTGACCGGACTTCTCGGTGTACAAATTTGTTGCCTGACTTGTACTGTGAAACTATCTCAGTGACCAATTCATCATGTGGTTCGTGCTAACTGCTAGTGCTATAAGTTAATTAGGATCATCATTTGTGCTTTTATTTCTGTTGATTTGTATGTAGTTACTACAATAACCTTTTAATTGGCTGAACTGTGCTTCCAACTGTGGAATTGCGAATATAGATAAACGATACCCTCTTGGCAGTGACAGGAACTTCATCCTTCAGTTGAATTGATCAAGAGGCGCAATGATGTATTGGATCTGTTACGAATTACAGTATATTCAGATATCCAAAGCAGCTCCGATAAATGAATACTAAATCTGTCCCGAGCAGGATGCTACAGAATTCAACCATCATTCTGTCAGAACGGTAATGGAACAAGCATACCAAGTTAGATGGATACTGTGATCCACAGAAAATTAGCCATCATTCTTCTCGTTTGGCTTTGAAGTAAACTTATATATAAAAGATGTTTGCTCATTAGAGAGTCTTGCGATGCAAAGGAGGCTTCGGCAGCCCGCGATGCAGAGGAGGAGGAATCCCTTTGTGCCCGCGTAGCTCAGAAGCGGCGGAGGAGGGCAGTCAAGACAATGGCAAAATACCAAAGCCGAGTGGTCCGCGTCATGGCCGGACTGCCTCCCAAGGAGGGGAAAGACAAGGACGGCGGCGGATCGGACAGCTCCGACAAT
Coding sequences within it:
- the LOC125518801 gene encoding histone H4 isoform X1; its protein translation is MSGRGKGGKGLGKGGAKRHRKVLRDNIQGITKPAIRRLARRGGVKRISGLIYEETRGVLKIFLENVIRDAVTYTEHARRKTVTAMDVVYALKRQGRTLYGFGG